The window ATCGCCCAGGCCACCTCCTCGGGGCGGCCAATCCGGGCCAGCGGGGTGTGCGCCAGTTGCCACTCCCGCACTGCGGCCATCCGCTCCGGCGTCAGACCCTGGTGCTCCCCGATGGGAGTGTCGATCGCGCCGGGCGCGACTGCCACCACCCGGACCCCGCGGGGTGCCAGCTCAACCGCCCAGCTGCGGGTCAGCAGCTCCAGAGCGGTTTTCGTCGCCGCATAGACCGAGCTGCCCGGCCAGGCCCGCTGTCCCACCGATGTACTGACATTGACGATCACCCCGCGCGACGCCTCCAGGAGCGGCAGCACGGCCTGAGCCAGCAGTATGGGGGCGACGAGGTTGGTGGCGAGCTGAGCCTCGATCATCTCGGGCGTCAGCGTGCCCAGAGCGCCGCTGCGCACGATGCCGGCGTTGTTGACGAACACGTCCAGCCGACCGTGTATCTCCCGTACGGCCTCGACAATGCGATGGGGCTCGCCCTCGGCAGTGATATCAGCGGCCAGCGGTGTGATCCTGGCGTCCCCAGCAGCGGTCTCCTCGAGCGGCCCGACTCGCCGCCCGATCGCGACTACGTGGGCGTCCTCGGCGGCGAAAGCACGGGCAGTGGCCCGGCCGATCCCGGTCCCGGCTCCGGTGACGGCGACGATCCTGCTGGTACGCGGTGCGGTGCAGTTCATGCCGGTCATCGTCCAACCCTGCCGCCAGCGACAAGG of the Streptomyces sp. 1222.5 genome contains:
- a CDS encoding SDR family NAD(P)-dependent oxidoreductase, whose translation is MTGMNCTAPRTSRIVAVTGAGTGIGRATARAFAAEDAHVVAIGRRVGPLEETAAGDARITPLAADITAEGEPHRIVEAVREIHGRLDVFVNNAGIVRSGALGTLTPEMIEAQLATNLVAPILLAQAVLPLLEASRGVIVNVSTSVGQRAWPGSSVYAATKTALELLTRSWAVELAPRGVRVVAVAPGAIDTPIGEHQGLTPERMAAVREWQLAHTPLARIGRPEEVAWAIAQLAAPGASFVTGVVLPVDGGAVVA